The Ignicoccus hospitalis KIN4/I genome includes the window GTTCACCATCTTCTCCACGTCCACTCCCAAGGGACCAGCCATGTCGACCTTAGATATCACTATTACGTCTGACCTCTTCGTGCTCATCGGGTGCTTCACGAACTTGTCCTCCCCCTCCGCTACGGAGACTACCATGACCCTCTTATGAGCGCCCAAGGGGAAGTTGAAAGGACATATCAAGTTGCCCACGTTCTCTATAAACATGATATCGTACTTGCTGAGGTCGACGTCCTTGAGAGCCTCAAAGATGTGGTCTGGCTCCAAGTGGCAAATACCACCCGTGTTTATCTCGACGCCCTCCACCCCGTGCCTCGAGACCCTCTCGGCGTCTAGGGTTGAGGCCACGTCGCCCCCCAAGTACAAGATCTCGTACTTGTCCTTCAACCTGTCGACCAGCGCCTCTATGAGCGCGGTCTTCCCGGAGCCCGGGCTACCCAAGAACTCGAACACCTTGACGCCGTATTTGTCGTACAGCCTCCTCAGCTCGGCCGCTTTGTCCAAGTACTTCTGGTTGACGTCCACCTTTATGGTGACCAGGCGGGGCACTGCGCTTACCCGCCTTGTGCACGGATTAGGGATTATTGTGTGTAACGTACGTCAAACTAAATAACTGGGCGCCGGCGTCTCCCGGAGGGGCGCTTGATCTGGGGTAAGAGCGGCGAGGACAAGATAAGGGAAACCTTGAGCTTATTGGAAGAGCTGAAGGAGCTGATAGAAGAACTCAAGTGCTCCTCCAACAGATCCTCTCGTAACCCCTAACTTCCTCTCCCTTGCGGCACCAAATCCCCAAGGCCCTCCCGTCCTCCGAGACCTCGTACTCGCAAGAGGTTTGTACCTCCGAGAACCGGTAGCCCGGGGGCAAGTACCAGAAGGCCTCGTAGTCGTACTCCGCCACCCAGTCCTCGAAGCGGTTCTCGAAGCAGTTGGTCCCCTCCCTAGAAGGGCCCTCGAACTCTATCAAGAAGGTGTAGTAAGGAAGTTCGGCGAAGGCGAGGAAGTTCAAGGAGGCCCAGTTTACCTTAGGGACGGTCTTTACACCGTTTATCATGACCTCTTCCTTCTCCAACTCCTCTTGCATGACCTCCCAAGCCCTATACACCTCCTCCTCATACTCGGAGGGCTTGTGCAACAGCTCGCTCATCTCGCCCTCCTCGTCGTAGTAGTAATAGTTGACGACCTCGTGGACCCTCCACGAGTTCTTCAAGGGGATTAGGAAGTAGTAGCCTTGGGCGTAGACCGGCCTCAAGCGCTGCCCCTCCGGAGGAGGTACAAGTTCCTTAAGAGGGAGAGAGCGGCCTCCGGCTCCTCGTCCAACAGCCTCGCAAACGTTTTGTTAAACTCGACCACCCCTAGGTTAGTTATTTTCAACTCGTCGTTTATTTTTAACAACCCTTCCTTCTCCAAGTCGTGTAAGGCCTCCAAGAGCGAGTCCTCGCGCTCCGCGCTGGTCACCAGCCGGAAGAGCACTTGTGGGGTTAGCCTCCCTCCCTAGCAAGTGCAAGGCGACCTTCACTAGCTCTTTGAACTCCGCCAACGGCAGCGCCCGGAGAGCCTAAAGGGCCGGCCTAGTTAAGTCGCGAAGCGTGGGAGCTTGGAGAGGTACAAGACCATAAAAGTGGACTCCAAGTTCCGCTTCAAGTGTACGAGGAGGGCCTTCTGCTGTAGGGGCGGCCCGAACGTGTCCTTGACGGTACACGACCTCATAAGGATAGCGAAGTTCCTGAAGAAGGACTGGAGGGAGTTAATACCGACTTACGTCAAAGTGATAGTAGCGGACTTCGTGCCGTTCTTGGCCTTAAGGGGGGTGAGGGGGGAGTGCGTGTTCTTGAGGAAGGGGGAGGAGGGCTACGAGTGCGAGATCTACCCCGTCAGGCCTTACCGGTGTAAGCTCTACCCGATAATCCCCAAGGCTATAGGCTCCGAGGAGGTCTACCTCGACTTGAAGTGCCCGGGCCTCTGGGAGGGGCCGGAGAAGGGAGTACCTAAGGAGAGTCTCGAGAGGTATTACAAGGAGGTGAAGGAACACTATGAAATAATAATGAAGTATATACTCCAAGGCTTAGAACCGGAAGAGGCCTTGGAGAAGGCTGTGGAAGAGTTATGGTCAAGAGTAGAGCCTGTGGAGGACGAGGGGTTGCCTCCTTGAGCGAAGAGGGGGTCGCGACCTTCGATTGGAAAGAAACACTGAAGGAGTACTTGGAGGGCGAGGTGTTCCTCAAGGACGAGTTGATAAAGTTCATTGACAAGGCCTTGAACAAGGAATTCGAGGGGGTGGAGCGGGCCGACATATTGGCTCTTTACTTGCGCGGCTTCGTAAACGTCAAGAGGTACCTAATACACGGGATCAACATGCTCCTCAACAACTTGGAGCTAGAGAGCTCCCGGGAGAAGGACGAGCCAGAATTGCTCTCGTTCGTGTTCCCCCATAGGGTCCCCGACTCTTGCGACTTGCGCCTACTCCCCCTTTCCCTCTCCGTTGCCGTCGCGGACCACTCGGACTTGTGCTGGATCTCCAGCAGCTTCACCGTCAACAAGGGCGGGGTGCCGGAGGAGACGAGGGCCTTTAGGTGCCTCAAGTTCCTAGCCTCCACCTACCTCTTGGTCAACGGCGTCCCCGGCATAGCGTTCAAGAAGGGTTCTGATTGCATCCTACTGTTGGAATTCATAGCCTTGAGGATGCCACAGCCCTTCATGTTCAACGCCAGTTTGGCCAGCGCGGTTTCTGCCAGGATGACGGAGGATTTGAAGGAGATATTGGAAATAGTGGACGCGGTGATAGTCCGGAAGGCCGACGAGGGTCTGCCCCCCGAGTACATAAAGTAAAACTTTTAAGGGATACTGGGGAGGGGAGCCCGGGTCCGGGGCCGTCGTCTAGCTTGGTAGGATGCCAGCCTGGGGAGGGAAATCCCCGCGTCCCCCGGATCGCTGGTGGTCCCGGGTTCAAATCCCGGCGGCCCCACCACCCCTCAAACCCTTGAGCTCCTTCAGGAGCGGTATCTCCTCGAGCTTCCTCTCGTCCAAGGCCTCCCACAGCACCCCCCTTGGGCGGGGCAAGGGCTTGAACTTCAACAGCCTCGTGGGGGTGGAGGCGAAGGTTAAGGGGACGTCCCACGGGTCTTGGGGTAAGGGGCCCTCTAAGACTTGGACGTCGTGGACGGTAGTAGCTATC containing:
- a CDS encoding YkgJ family cysteine cluster protein; the encoded protein is MERYKTIKVDSKFRFKCTRRAFCCRGGPNVSLTVHDLIRIAKFLKKDWRELIPTYVKVIVADFVPFLALRGVRGECVFLRKGEEGYECEIYPVRPYRCKLYPIIPKAIGSEEVYLDLKCPGLWEGPEKGVPKESLERYYKEVKEHYEIIMKYILQGLEPEEALEKAVEELWSRVEPVEDEGLPP
- the hypB gene encoding hydrogenase nickel incorporation protein HypB — its product is MPRLVTIKVDVNQKYLDKAAELRRLYDKYGVKVFEFLGSPGSGKTALIEALVDRLKDKYEILYLGGDVASTLDAERVSRHGVEGVEINTGGICHLEPDHIFEALKDVDLSKYDIMFIENVGNLICPFNFPLGAHKRVMVVSVAEGEDKFVKHPMSTKRSDVIVISKVDMAGPLGVDVEKMVNDAKSLNPRAPVVLVSVKTGEGLEELQRALGL